In Toxotes jaculatrix isolate fToxJac2 chromosome 11, fToxJac2.pri, whole genome shotgun sequence, a single genomic region encodes these proteins:
- the gpatch11 gene encoding G patch domain-containing protein 11 — MSDEEEDYMSDAFLSKIQDVKPGVSMVKRVKEAMKREAQQKEKNIKNRQKTYKEQEKESREAALQSSISNENKGFALLQKMGYKAGQGLGKEGAGRVDPIPLNIKTDRGGIGMEEVKKRKAEEELEQYRQKVRAKQQNETKSLEDFRSRVRTEREERKIEGDLRRSQRACEQLDSQKGITVPREDWYWPKADADDEEDAHKEEEEEEEEEIVELTSFDKLQILTSYLRGIHFYCIWCGTTYDDEEDLCSNCPGDTAADHE; from the exons ATGTCTGATGAGGAAGAGGACTATATGTCTGATGCATTTCtaagtaaaat ACAAGATGTGAAACCAGGAGTCAGCATGGTGAAGCGGGTAAAAGAAGCAATGAAGAGGGAGGCGCAGCAAAAGGAGAAGAACATTAAGAACCGGCAGAAGACCTAcaaggagcaggagaaggaaagTCGAGAAGCAGCTTTACAGAGCTCCATCAGCAACGAGAACAAGGGATTTGCACTTCTGCAAAAAATGGGTTACAAAGCTGGTCAAGGCCTCGGGAAGGAGG GAGCTGGGAGAGTTGATCCAATTCCTCTAAACATCAAAACCG ACAGAGGTGGCATTGGAATGgaagaggtgaagaagagaaaagctgaGGAGGAACTTGAACAATATCGACAGAAAGTACGAGCCAAACAACAGAATGAGACCAAATCGCTGGAAGATTTTAG GTCAAGAgtaaggacagaaagagaggagcgTAAGATTGAAGGAGATCTCAGACGGAGTCAGCGAGCTTGTGAACAGCTTGACAGTCAGAAG ggCATCACTGTCCCTAGAGAAGACTGGTACTGGCCAAAAGCAGACGCCGATGATGAGGAAGATGCtcacaaggaggaggaggaggaggaagaagaggagattGTGGAATTAACT TCATTTGACAAACTGCAAATTTTGACATCCTATTTGAGAGGAATCCATTTTTACTGTATCTGGTGTGGGACCACCTATGATG atgaaGAGGACTTGTGCTCTAACTGTCCTGGGGATACAGCAGCAGACCATGAATGA